The following are from one region of the Brevinematales bacterium genome:
- a CDS encoding ferredoxin, producing MAVIIDQDACIGCGVCEGLYPDLFRMEDDGKAHVTDLTAFDIELAREAIDQCPTEAIIEE from the coding sequence ATGGCGGTAATTATCGACCAGGACGCCTGCATCGGATGCGGCGTATGCGAAGGATTATACCCCGACCTTTTCAGGATGGAGGACGACGGTAAGGCGCATGTCACCGATCTGACGGCGTTCGACATCGAGTTAGCGCGGGAGGCAATCGATCAATGCCCGACCGAGGCGATCATCGAGGAATAA